The Salvelinus sp. IW2-2015 linkage group LG31, ASM291031v2, whole genome shotgun sequence genome window below encodes:
- the LOC111955704 gene encoding nuclear receptor subfamily 1 group D member 2 — protein sequence MESTKAGGVIAYISSSSPESCHSDSNDCYNSSSLTHNSSHSCRQGNVVDTPLTMAGLPLAHTTAKTSAKCSITKINGLVLLCKVCGDIASGFHYGVHACEGCKGFFRRSIQQNIQYKKCLKNESCAIMRINRNRCQQCRFKKCLLVGMSKDSVRFGRIPKREKQRMLLEMQSAVNNMMNNNSQLHSQLHGNTPLPLANQPQVPACPGEPRPQDVDSGLGSASSSTSPAASPGSNQSEEPKHHPESAVTMDTSPSPISASPSSGSDRGSEDGIGSVTRAHQETFMYNQKQGSPSPQSDAQQTSPGEEQHVSDTGKRIEERNRNQQNDLSPFTATKAHDQAQERPTNTGPQGPDRHHCQENDTTTPSHCPYSRGTPTTPTQNQCPYSRDRLPNSSPSGYFPAYTHHGGNNSTSQATSNSHGGFTGPLCSGGNRMHLLCPMNTSPHVNPHKSGHGIWEEFSHSFTPAVREVVEFAKQIPGFSDLSQHDQVSLLKAGTFEVLVIRFASLFDVKDRTVTFLGGTKYSVETLRAMGAGDFLTSMMDFSENLMRLGLSEEEMSLFTTVVLISADRSGIENVNSVEALQETLIRHLKGLITKNHPNESAIFTKLLLRLPELRSLNNMHSEQLLAFKVHH from the exons GGGGTGTAATAGCCTACATCAGCTCCTCCAGCCCTGAGTCATGTCATAGTGACTCAAATGACTGCTACAACTCCTCCTCCCTGACACACAACTCCTCCCACAGCTGTCGCCAGGGCAACGTGGTGGACACGCCCCTAACCATGGCAGGTCTCCCACTGGCCCATACTACAGCAAAGACCAGTGCAAAATGCAGCATTACTA AAATCAACGGCCTGGTGCTGCTGTGTAAGGTGTGTGGAGATATTGCATCTGGATTCCACTATGGGGTCCATGCCTGTGAGGGCTGCAAG ggtTTCTTCCGTCGGAGCATCCAGCAGAACATCCAGTATAAGAAGTGCCTGAAGAACGAGAGCTGTGCCATCATGAGGATCAACAGGAACCGCTGCCAGCAGTGTCGCTTCAAGAAGTGTCTGCTGGTCGGCATGTCCAAGGACT CTGTGCGTTTCGGCCGCATCCCAAAGCGTGAGAAGCAGCGCATGCTGCTAGAGATGCAGAGTGCTGTGAACAACATGATGAACAACAACAGCCAGCTACACAGCCAGCTCCACGgcaacacccccctccccctggcCAATCAGCCTCAGGTGCCGGCCTGCCCTGGGGAGCCCCGCCCCCAAGATGTTGACTCTGGTTTAGGCTCcgcctcttcctccacctctcccgcCGCTTCCCCCGGATCCAACCAATCAGAGGAGCCCAAACATCACCCAGAGTCTGCGGTCACCATGGATACAAGCCCAAGCCCTATATCGGCGTCTCCATCAAGTGGTTCAGACCGCGGGTCAGAGGATGGGATTGGCTCGGTGACCCGGGCCCACCAGGAGACCTTCATGTACAATCAGAAGCAAGGTAGCCCCTCCCCCCAGTCCGATGCCCAGCAGACCTCCCCGGGGGAGGAGCAACATGTCAGTGACACTGgaaagaggatagaggagaggaaccGGAACCAGCAGAATGACCTGTCCCCATTCACAGCCACTAAGGCCCACGACCAGGCTCAGGAGAGGCCCACCAACACTGGGCCTCAGGGCCCTGACAGGCACCATTGCCAGGAGAACGACACCACCACCCCCAGCCATTGCCCCTACAGCAGAGGTACTCCCACCACCCCCACCCAGAATCAATGTCCCTACAGCAGAGACAGACTGCCCAACAGCTCCCCTAGTGGCTATTTCCCAGCCTACACCCACCATGGAGGCAACAACAGCACTAGCCAGGCCACCTCCAACTCCCATGGAGGATTCACAGGACCACTGTGTAGCGGGGGCAACAGGATGCATCTG CTGTGTCCCATGAACACATCTCCCCATGTGAATCCCCATAAGTCAGGCCATGGGATCTGGGAGGAGTTCAGCCACAGTTTCACCCCGGCCGTCAGGGAGGTGGTGGAGTTTGCCAAGCAGATCCCAGGCTTCAGCGACCTCTCTCAACACGACCAGGTCAGCCTGCTCAAGGCTGGTACCTTTGAG GTGCTAGTTATCCGTTTTGCGTCGCTGTTTGACGTGAAAGACCGCACTGTGACATTCCTGGGTGGTACCAAGTACAGCGTGGAGACGTTACGAGCCATGGGCGCCGGCGACTTCCTGACCTCCATGATGGACTTCAGCGAAAATCTGATGCGGCTCGGCCTTAGCGAGGAGGAGATGAGCCTGTTCACCACTGTTGTCCTCATCTCTGCCG ATCGCTCAGGGATTGAGAACGTGAACTCTGTGGAGGCGCTTCAGGAGACTCTGATCCGGCACCTGAAGGGCCTCATCACTAAGAACCACCCTAACGAGTCGGCCATATTCACCAAGCTGCTCCTCAGACTGCCCGAACTACGCTCCCTTAATAACATGCACTCTGAGCAGCTGCTGGCCTTCAAGGTCCATCACTAG